A single Muntiacus reevesi chromosome 9, mMunRee1.1, whole genome shotgun sequence DNA region contains:
- the LOC136175905 gene encoding olfactory receptor 10A2-like: MVEGNWTRVSEFILMSFSSLPTEIQSLLFLTFLFIYLVTLLGNSLIILVTLADPMLHSPMYFFLRNLSFLEIGFNLVIVPKMLRTLVAQDTTISFLGCATQMYFFFFFGVSECFLLATMAYDRYVAICSPLHYPVIMNPRTRAKLAAVSWFPGIPMATVQTTWLFSFPFCGINKVNHFFCDSPPVLRLVCADTALFEVYAILGTILVVMIPCLLILCSYTHIAAAILKIPSAKGKHKAFSTCSSHLLVVSLFYVSLSLTYFRPKSNNSPESKKVLSLCYTVVTPMLNPIIYSLRNNEVKNALGRNFHKAMGVRTAFSREREKINRPEHTASHSQNKGLIPARGRRQGGGERGKLGRRDGILYHIANRPPVSNQRPPEIMDGRLPMVGSRLNTRRTHLTGDWHGRKLGLGPWKGEGAPAPRESVPIKLLAA; this comes from the exons ATGGTTGAAGGAAACTGGACAAGAGTAAGTGAGTTTATCCTCATGAGTTTCTCTTCCTTACCTACTGAAATACAGTCATTACTCTTCCTGACATTTCTGTTCATCTACCTGGTCACTCTGCTGGGAAACAGCCTCATCATTCTGGTTACCTTGGCTGACCCCATGCTGCAtagccccatgtacttcttcctcaggaaCTTGTCCTTCTTGGAGATTGGCTTCAATCTGGTCATTGTGCCCAAGATGCTGAGAACCCTGGTTGCCCAGGACACAACCATCTCCTTTCTTGGCTGTGCCACTCagatgtatttcttcttcttctttggggTTTCTGAATGCTTCCTCCTGGCcaccatggcctatgaccgctatgtagcCATCTGCAGTCCCTTGCACTACCCAGTCATCATGAATCCAAGGACACGTGCCAAACTGGCAGCTGTCTCCTGGTTTCCAGGCATTCCCATGGCTACTGTGCAGACCACATGGCTCTTCAGCTTTCCATTCTGTGGCATCAACAAGGtgaaccacttcttctgtgacagccCGCCTGTGCTGAGGCTGGTCTGTGCAGACACAGCACTGTTTGAGGTCTATGCCATCCTTGGAACCATTCTGGTTGTCATGATACCCTGTTTGCTGATCCTATGTTCCTACACTCACATTGCTGCTGCCATCCTGAAGATTCCATCGGCAAAGGGGAAGCATAAAGCCTTCTCTACCTGCTCATCCCACCTCCTTGTTGTCTCCCTCTTCTATGTATCTTTAAGCCTCACCTACTTCCGTCCAAAGTCCAATAATTCCCCTGAGAGCAAAAAAGTGCTATCACTGTGCTACACAGTTGTAACTCCCATGCTGAACCCTATCATCTACAGCTTGAGAAATAATGAGGTGAAGAATGCCCTTGGTCGGAACTTCCACAAGGCTATGGGTGTCAGAACTGCATTCT caagagagagagagaaaattaaccggcccgaacacactgccagccattcgcagaacaaaggactTATtcctgccagaggcaggaggcaggggggaggggaaaggggcaaactcggccgcAGAGACGGCATCCTCTACCACattgcaaacaggcctccagtttctaaccaaagacctcctgagattatGGATGGTCGACTTCCAATGGTAGGGTCGCGGCTAAACACAAGGCGCACGCACCTGACTGGCGACTGGCACGGGCGGAAACTTGGGCTGGGACCGTGGAAAGGAGAAGGCGCAcctgcacccagggagagtgtgcccatcaagctcctggctgcttgA